Proteins found in one Pseudomonas sp. P8_241 genomic segment:
- a CDS encoding acetyl-CoA C-acyltransferase, which yields MTQSNDPIVIVSAVRTPMGGFQGELKSLTAPQLGAAAIKAAVERAGVASDAVDEVLFGCVLPAGLGQAPARQAALGAGLDKSTRCTTLNKMCGSGMEATILAHDMLLAGSADVVVAGGMESMSNAPYLLDRARAGYRMGHGRVLDSMFLDGLEDAYDKGRLMGTFAEECAETHGFSREAQDAFAIASTTRAQQAIKDGSFKDEIVPLTVTVGKEQVTISDDEQPPKARLDKIATLKPAFREGGTVTAANASSISDGAAALVLMRQSQAQKQGLKPLAVIHGHAAFADTPSLFPVAPIGAIKKLLKKTGWSLDQVDLFEINEAFAVVSLVAMTQLEIPHEKLNVHGGACALGHPIGTSGARIIVTLLSALRHKGLKRGVAAICIGGGEATAMAVECLY from the coding sequence ATGACTCAATCCAATGATCCAATTGTCATCGTCAGCGCCGTGCGCACCCCGATGGGTGGTTTCCAGGGCGAACTGAAAAGCCTGACCGCGCCGCAACTCGGTGCCGCGGCCATCAAGGCGGCGGTGGAGCGTGCCGGTGTTGCCAGTGATGCTGTCGATGAGGTGCTGTTCGGCTGCGTGCTGCCTGCCGGACTCGGCCAGGCCCCGGCGCGTCAAGCGGCGCTAGGCGCGGGGCTGGATAAATCGACCCGCTGCACCACCCTGAACAAAATGTGCGGTTCCGGCATGGAAGCGACCATTCTGGCCCACGACATGCTGCTCGCCGGCAGTGCCGACGTGGTGGTAGCCGGCGGCATGGAAAGCATGTCCAACGCGCCATACCTGCTGGACCGCGCCCGTGCGGGTTATCGCATGGGCCACGGCCGGGTGCTGGATTCGATGTTCCTCGACGGTCTGGAGGACGCCTACGACAAGGGCCGCCTGATGGGCACCTTCGCCGAGGAGTGCGCTGAAACCCACGGTTTCAGCCGTGAAGCCCAGGACGCCTTCGCCATTGCCTCGACCACCCGCGCTCAGCAGGCGATCAAGGATGGCAGTTTCAAGGACGAGATCGTGCCGCTGACCGTGACCGTCGGCAAAGAGCAGGTGACGATCAGCGATGATGAGCAGCCACCGAAAGCCAGGCTCGACAAGATTGCCACGCTGAAACCGGCGTTCCGCGAGGGCGGCACCGTGACGGCAGCCAATGCCAGTTCGATTTCCGACGGCGCGGCGGCGCTGGTGTTGATGCGCCAGTCGCAAGCGCAGAAACAAGGCCTGAAGCCACTGGCGGTGATTCACGGGCACGCGGCGTTTGCCGATACCCCGAGCCTGTTTCCGGTGGCGCCCATCGGTGCGATAAAGAAACTGCTGAAGAAAACCGGTTGGTCGCTGGATCAGGTCGACCTGTTCGAGATCAACGAAGCGTTTGCAGTTGTCAGCCTGGTGGCAATGACTCAGCTGGAAATCCCTCACGAGAAACTCAACGTGCACGGCGGTGCTTGTGCCCTGGGTCATCCGATCGGTACCTCCGGTGCGCGGATTATTGTGACCCTGCTCTCGGCCCTACGGCACAAAGGCTTGAAGCGCGGCGTGGCGGCGATTTGTATCGGCGGCGGTGAAGCGACGGCCATGGCCGTGGAATGCCTCTACTGA
- a CDS encoding enoyl-CoA hydratase/isomerase family protein, producing MTAQVLSKGAQSMDATQNEVLAEVRNHIGHLTLNRPAGLNALTLDMVRNLHRQLDTWAQDSQVHAVVLRGAGEKAFCAGGDIRSLYDSFKSGDTLHEDFFVEEYALDLAIHHYRKPVVALMDGFVLGGGMGLVQGADLRVVTEKSRLAMPEVGIGYFPDVGGSYFLPRIPGELGIYLGVSGVQIRAADALYCGLADWYLESDKLGTLDELLDQLQWHDTPLKDLQGLLAKLAVQQLPDAPLSALRPAIDHFFAQPDMPSIVDQLRQVTVADSREWAITTVELLATRSPLAMGVTLEMLRRGRELSLEQCFALELHLDRQWFERGDLIEGVRALLIDKDKQPRWNPPTLDALDAEHVASFFSGFDQSGS from the coding sequence ATGACTGCTCAGGTTCTATCGAAGGGGGCGCAGTCCATGGATGCCACGCAAAATGAAGTGCTGGCCGAAGTTCGCAACCACATAGGTCATCTGACCCTCAACCGCCCCGCCGGTCTCAACGCCCTGACCCTCGACATGGTGCGCAACCTGCACCGTCAACTCGACACCTGGGCTCAGGATTCGCAGGTGCATGCAGTGGTTCTGCGCGGCGCAGGTGAAAAAGCCTTTTGCGCTGGCGGCGATATCCGTTCGCTGTACGACAGCTTCAAAAGCGGCGACACCCTGCACGAAGATTTCTTCGTCGAGGAATACGCCCTCGATCTCGCTATCCATCACTACCGCAAACCCGTGGTCGCCTTGATGGACGGTTTTGTCCTCGGCGGTGGCATGGGTCTGGTCCAGGGCGCGGACTTGCGGGTGGTTACCGAGAAAAGCCGCCTGGCGATGCCGGAAGTCGGCATCGGCTATTTCCCGGACGTCGGCGGCAGCTATTTCCTGCCGCGCATCCCCGGTGAGTTGGGGATTTACCTGGGCGTCAGCGGCGTGCAAATCCGTGCGGCCGATGCGCTGTATTGCGGCCTGGCCGACTGGTATCTGGAAAGTGACAAACTGGGCACGCTGGACGAGCTCCTCGATCAACTGCAATGGCACGACACGCCGCTCAAGGACCTGCAAGGCCTGCTGGCCAAGCTCGCCGTACAACAACTGCCCGATGCACCGCTGAGTGCGTTGCGTCCGGCCATCGACCACTTCTTCGCCCAGCCCGACATGCCGAGTATTGTGGATCAATTGCGCCAGGTCACGGTAGCCGACAGCCGTGAATGGGCGATCACCACCGTCGAACTGCTGGCCACCCGTTCGCCGTTGGCCATGGGCGTGACCCTGGAAATGCTCCGTCGCGGACGCGAGCTGTCCCTTGAACAGTGCTTCGCCCTTGAGCTGCACCTGGACCGCCAGTGGTTCGAGCGCGGCGACCTGATCGAAGGTGTGCGCGCCTTGCTGATCGACAAAGACAAGCAGCCACGCTGGAACCCGCCGACCCTCGACGCGCTGGACGCCGAGCACGTGGCGAGTTTTTTCAGCGGGTTTGACCAGAGCGGGAGCTGA
- a CDS encoding acyl-CoA dehydrogenase family protein: MHDIELSEEQVMIRDMARDFARGEIAPHAQAWEKAGWIDDALVAKMGELGLLGMVVPEEWGGTYVDYVAYATAVEEISAGDGATGAFMSIHNSVGCGPVMNYGSEEQKKTWLADLASGQVIGCFCLTEPQAGSEAHNLRTRAELRDGQWVINGAKQFVSNGKRAKLAIVFAVTDPDLGKRGISAFLVPTDTAGFIVDRTEHKMGIRASDTCAVTLNNCTIAEANLLGERGKGLAIALSNLEGGRIGIAAQALGIARAAFEAALAYSRDRVQFGKPINEHQSIANLLADMHMQLNAARLMILHAARLRTAGKPCLSEASQAKLFASEMAEKVCSSAIQIHGGYGYLEDYPVEKYYRDARITQIYEGSSEIQRMVIARELKNYLV; encoded by the coding sequence ATGCACGATATCGAATTGAGCGAAGAGCAAGTCATGATCCGCGACATGGCCCGGGACTTTGCCCGTGGCGAAATCGCACCCCATGCCCAAGCCTGGGAAAAAGCCGGCTGGATCGACGACGCGCTCGTGGCAAAAATGGGCGAACTGGGTCTGCTGGGCATGGTGGTGCCCGAGGAATGGGGCGGCACTTACGTCGACTACGTCGCCTATGCCACAGCGGTGGAAGAGATTTCCGCCGGCGACGGCGCAACGGGCGCGTTCATGAGCATCCACAACTCCGTCGGCTGCGGGCCGGTGATGAACTACGGCAGCGAAGAACAGAAAAAGACCTGGTTGGCGGATCTGGCCAGCGGTCAGGTCATCGGCTGCTTCTGCCTGACTGAACCCCAGGCCGGTTCCGAGGCGCACAATCTGCGTACCCGCGCCGAACTGCGCGACGGGCAGTGGGTGATCAACGGCGCCAAACAATTCGTCAGCAACGGCAAGCGGGCGAAATTGGCGATTGTGTTTGCCGTGACCGACCCGGATCTGGGCAAACGCGGTATCTCGGCGTTTCTAGTGCCGACGGACACCGCCGGTTTCATTGTCGATCGTACCGAACACAAAATGGGTATCCGCGCTTCCGATACCTGCGCCGTGACCCTGAATAACTGCACTATTGCCGAGGCCAACCTGCTCGGCGAGCGGGGTAAAGGCCTGGCCATCGCACTGTCCAACCTTGAAGGTGGCCGCATCGGCATCGCCGCACAAGCGCTGGGCATCGCACGGGCGGCATTTGAAGCGGCGCTGGCCTACTCTCGCGACCGCGTGCAGTTTGGCAAACCGATCAACGAACACCAGAGCATCGCCAACCTGTTGGCCGACATGCACATGCAATTGAACGCTGCACGGTTGATGATCCTGCACGCCGCGCGCCTGCGCACGGCCGGCAAACCATGCCTGTCGGAAGCCTCACAAGCCAAGCTGTTTGCTTCGGAAATGGCCGAGAAGGTGTGTTCGTCCGCCATTCAGATTCATGGCGGATACGGCTATCTGGAAGATTATCCAGTGGAGAAGTACTACCGGGATGCGCGGATCACGCAGATTTATGAAGGGTCGAGCGAGATTCAACGGATGGTGATTGCCCGCGAACTGAAGAATTATCTGGTGTAA
- a CDS encoding aldo/keto reductase has protein sequence MHYKVFGRKTGLRVSELALGAGNFGTGWGHGAERDEARRIFEGYLEAGGNFIDTANGYQGGQSETMLSEFIAEERDSLVIATKYTLGTTPAAGISHTGNNRKNMIRAVEESLRRLKTDHIDLFWAHMSDGVTPMDEILRGFDDLVRAGKIHYAGLSNFPAWRIARADLLAEVKSFAPIAAIQVEYSLAERTAEREQLPMAEALGLAATLWSPLGGGFLTGKYRNSEGDNRATKLGMLIHAEKGARETALLDTLLGVAAELDASPTHVAIAWLREKAKRSTTALIPILGSRTREQLDATLGALDVQMSIEQLARLDAVSDVDQGVPHESIAGSAARFSGGVTLDLPLIPVA, from the coding sequence ATGCATTACAAAGTGTTCGGCCGTAAGACCGGTTTGCGTGTTTCCGAACTGGCGCTGGGCGCCGGTAACTTCGGCACCGGTTGGGGCCACGGTGCCGAGCGCGACGAAGCCAGGCGCATTTTTGAGGGTTATCTGGAAGCAGGAGGCAACTTCATTGACACCGCCAACGGCTATCAAGGCGGGCAATCGGAGACCATGCTCAGCGAGTTCATCGCAGAAGAACGGGATAGCCTGGTGATAGCTACCAAATACACCCTCGGGACGACTCCCGCAGCCGGTATTTCCCACACAGGCAATAATCGCAAGAATATGATTCGCGCCGTCGAAGAAAGCCTCAGACGTCTGAAAACTGATCACATCGACTTGTTCTGGGCGCACATGAGCGACGGCGTTACGCCGATGGACGAGATCCTGCGCGGTTTCGACGATCTGGTACGCGCCGGCAAGATTCATTACGCCGGGCTGTCGAACTTCCCGGCCTGGCGCATCGCTCGCGCCGACTTGCTGGCCGAAGTCAAAAGCTTTGCGCCGATTGCCGCCATCCAGGTTGAGTACAGCCTCGCCGAGCGGACCGCCGAACGGGAGCAACTGCCGATGGCCGAAGCCCTGGGTCTGGCCGCCACGTTGTGGTCACCACTGGGTGGTGGCTTTCTCACCGGCAAGTATCGCAACAGCGAAGGCGATAACCGCGCGACGAAACTCGGAATGCTGATCCACGCCGAAAAAGGCGCCCGTGAAACCGCCCTGCTCGACACCTTGCTCGGCGTCGCCGCCGAACTGGACGCCAGCCCGACCCACGTCGCCATCGCCTGGCTTCGAGAAAAGGCCAAACGCTCGACCACGGCACTGATTCCGATCCTGGGTTCGCGCACCCGCGAGCAACTTGACGCGACGTTGGGTGCGCTGGATGTACAGATGAGTATTGAGCAATTGGCGCGGCTGGATGCGGTCAGTGATGTGGACCAAGGTGTACCGCATGAATCCATCGCGGGTTCGGCGGCGCGATTCAGTGGAGGGGTCACTCTCGATTTGCCGTTGATTCCAGTGGCCTGA
- the zapE gene encoding cell division protein ZapE — translation MTIDSPLSAWQQAIEQNGFVQDEAQEHAVWALHKCHEALHAGHSPIAGVYLWGPVGRGKTWLMDQFYQSLRVSARRQHFHHFMGWVHRRSFQLTGIADPLKALARELSEDVRVLCFDELFVNDIGDAIILGRLFQVMFEQGVVVVCTSNLPPDQLYADGFNRDRFMPAITAIKQHMQVIAVDGGEDHRLHPGAGSQRYWVAEPGQDCALEEVFAALTIGQTLSSEPIKVGYRSLDVIKASPSVLWTRYSDLCEQPFAAMDFMALCDTYSAILLSEVPNLSAQKRAGRIARGTEDAVERVEAGDRELPQLSVHDDGVRRFIALVDECYDRKVPLYLEAQVPMASLYTEGYLEFPFRRTLSRLQEMQLQRFAQA, via the coding sequence ATGACTATCGACTCCCCCCTCAGCGCCTGGCAGCAGGCCATCGAACAGAACGGCTTCGTCCAGGACGAAGCTCAGGAACACGCCGTCTGGGCGCTGCACAAATGCCACGAAGCCTTGCATGCCGGACACTCGCCTATCGCTGGCGTTTACCTCTGGGGCCCGGTCGGGCGCGGTAAGACCTGGCTGATGGATCAGTTCTACCAAAGCCTGCGGGTCTCGGCCCGGCGACAGCACTTTCACCATTTCATGGGTTGGGTGCATCGACGCTCGTTCCAGCTGACCGGCATCGCCGACCCCCTGAAGGCACTGGCCCGGGAATTGAGTGAAGATGTGCGCGTGTTGTGCTTCGACGAACTGTTCGTCAATGACATTGGCGACGCAATCATTCTCGGGCGCTTGTTTCAGGTGATGTTCGAGCAGGGTGTGGTAGTGGTCTGCACCTCGAACCTGCCGCCGGATCAGTTGTACGCCGACGGTTTCAACCGCGACCGCTTCATGCCCGCGATCACCGCGATCAAGCAGCACATGCAGGTGATCGCGGTGGACGGCGGGGAAGACCATCGCCTGCACCCTGGCGCCGGTTCGCAACGTTACTGGGTGGCAGAGCCTGGGCAGGATTGCGCGCTGGAGGAGGTGTTCGCGGCGCTGACCATCGGCCAGACGTTGTCCAGCGAGCCGATCAAGGTTGGTTATCGCTCGCTCGATGTAATCAAGGCCAGCCCCAGTGTTCTATGGACCCGATACTCCGATCTCTGCGAGCAACCTTTCGCCGCCATGGATTTCATGGCCCTGTGCGACACCTACAGCGCTATCCTGTTGAGTGAGGTTCCCAATCTCAGTGCGCAAAAACGTGCCGGACGCATTGCCCGTGGGACTGAGGACGCTGTCGAACGAGTGGAGGCGGGGGATCGCGAGTTGCCGCAGTTGTCGGTGCATGACGACGGTGTGCGGCGCTTCATTGCCCTGGTAGACGAGTGCTATGACCGCAAGGTGCCGTTGTACCTGGAAGCCCAGGTGCCGATGGCCTCGCTCTACACCGAGGGTTATCTGGAGTTTCCGTTCCGCCGCACCCTGAGTCGGCTACAGGAAATGCAACTGCAACGGTTCGCCCAAGCGTGA
- a CDS encoding acyl-CoA dehydrogenase, whose protein sequence is MLPNDEQQQIRDAARDFAQERLKPFAAEWDREHRFPKEAIGEMAELGFFGMLVPEQWGGCDTGYLAYAMALEEIAAGDGACSTIMSVHNSVGCVPILHYGNDDQKERFLRPLASGAMLGAFALTEPQAGSDASGLKTRARLNGDHYVLNGCKQFITSGQNAGVVIVFAVTDPSAGKRGISAFIVPTDSPGYKVARIEDKLGQHASDTCQILFEDVKVPVVNRLGEEGEGYKIALANLEGGRVGIASQSVGMARAAFEAARDYARERESFGKPIIEHQAVAFRLADMATQIAVARQMVHYAAALRDSGKPALVEASMAKLFASEMAEKVCSSALQTLGGYGYLNDFPLERIYRDVRVCQIYEGTSDIQRMVISRNL, encoded by the coding sequence ATGCTTCCCAATGACGAACAACAGCAGATTCGCGACGCGGCCCGGGATTTTGCCCAGGAGCGCCTGAAACCTTTCGCTGCCGAGTGGGACCGTGAGCACCGATTCCCCAAGGAAGCCATCGGTGAAATGGCCGAACTGGGTTTTTTCGGCATGCTGGTGCCGGAACAGTGGGGCGGTTGCGACACCGGTTACCTGGCCTACGCCATGGCCCTGGAAGAAATCGCCGCGGGCGACGGTGCCTGCTCGACGATCATGAGCGTGCACAATTCGGTGGGTTGCGTGCCGATCCTGCACTACGGCAACGACGATCAGAAGGAACGCTTCCTCAGGCCGCTGGCCAGCGGTGCGATGCTCGGCGCGTTCGCCCTGACCGAGCCCCAGGCCGGTTCCGACGCCAGTGGTTTGAAAACCCGAGCCAGACTGAACGGCGACCACTACGTGCTCAACGGCTGCAAGCAATTCATCACGTCCGGCCAAAACGCCGGGGTGGTGATCGTGTTTGCGGTGACTGATCCGAGTGCGGGGAAACGCGGGATCAGTGCTTTCATCGTACCGACCGATTCGCCAGGCTACAAAGTTGCGCGGATCGAAGACAAACTCGGCCAGCACGCTTCCGACACCTGCCAGATCCTCTTCGAAGACGTAAAAGTGCCGGTGGTCAACCGTTTGGGTGAGGAGGGCGAAGGCTACAAGATCGCCCTGGCCAACCTCGAAGGCGGACGCGTAGGCATCGCTTCGCAGTCGGTGGGTATGGCCCGCGCCGCGTTCGAAGCAGCCCGCGATTACGCCCGTGAACGCGAGAGCTTCGGCAAGCCGATCATCGAGCATCAGGCTGTAGCGTTCCGCCTGGCCGACATGGCGACCCAGATCGCCGTGGCGCGGCAAATGGTGCATTACGCGGCAGCGCTGCGTGACAGCGGCAAACCGGCACTGGTCGAAGCCTCCATGGCCAAGTTGTTCGCCTCGGAAATGGCGGAGAAGGTATGCTCTTCGGCGCTGCAGACCCTCGGCGGCTACGGTTACCTCAACGACTTCCCGTTGGAGCGGATCTACCGCGACGTCCGGGTCTGCCAGATCTATGAAGGCACCAGCGACATTCAGCGCATGGTCATTTCGCGCAATCTCTAA
- a CDS encoding enoyl-CoA hydratase, protein MSYETILLETHGRVGLITLNRPQALNALNAQIIGELNHALDGLEADSNIGCIVLTGSKKAFAAGADIKEMAELTYPQIYLDDLFSDSDRVANRRKPIIAAVNGFALGGGCELALMCDFILAGDNARFGQPEINLGVLPGMGGTQRLTRAVGKAKAMEMCLSGRLIDAVEAERCGIVARIVPSDELLDEALKVAALIAKKSLPIAMMVKESVNRAFEVSLSEGVRFERRVFHAAFATQDQKEGMAAFIAKREAEFQGK, encoded by the coding sequence ATGAGCTACGAAACGATTTTGCTGGAAACCCATGGCCGCGTCGGCCTGATCACGCTCAACCGTCCGCAAGCGCTGAACGCGTTGAACGCGCAGATCATCGGCGAACTGAACCACGCTCTTGATGGCCTGGAAGCCGACTCGAACATCGGCTGCATCGTGCTCACCGGTTCGAAGAAAGCCTTCGCCGCCGGCGCCGACATCAAGGAAATGGCTGAACTGACTTACCCGCAGATCTACCTCGATGACCTGTTCAGCGACAGCGATCGCGTGGCCAACCGCCGCAAACCGATCATCGCGGCGGTCAACGGTTTTGCCTTGGGTGGGGGCTGTGAACTGGCGCTGATGTGCGATTTCATTCTGGCCGGCGACAACGCCAGGTTCGGTCAGCCTGAAATCAACCTTGGCGTGCTGCCAGGCATGGGCGGCACTCAACGTCTGACCCGCGCTGTGGGCAAGGCCAAGGCCATGGAAATGTGCCTGAGCGGACGTTTGATCGATGCGGTGGAAGCGGAACGCTGCGGCATCGTCGCGCGTATCGTGCCGAGCGATGAGCTGCTGGACGAAGCCCTGAAAGTCGCGGCATTGATCGCCAAAAAATCGTTGCCGATTGCGATGATGGTCAAGGAAAGCGTCAACCGTGCATTCGAAGTGAGCCTTTCCGAAGGCGTGCGTTTCGAACGCCGGGTGTTCCATGCGGCGTTTGCGACGCAGGATCAGAAAGAAGGGATGGCGGCGTTTATTGCCAAGCGCGAGGCGGAGTTCCAAGGCAAGTAA
- a CDS encoding SDR family NAD(P)-dependent oxidoreductase, producing MQIENKVFIVTGGASGLGAATAEVLVAAGAKVMLVDMNAEAVAAQAQRLGAQSVVADISNEAAAEAAVQATVKAFGGLNGLVNCAGIVRGEKILGKNGPHALSSFSQVINVNLIGSFNMLRLAAAAIAETEADADGERGVIINTASAAAYDGQIGQAAYAASKGAIVSLTLPAARELARFGIRVMTIAPGIFETPMMAGMTQEVRDSLAAGVPFPPRLGKPAEYAGLVRHIIENSMLNGEVIRLDGALRMAAK from the coding sequence ATGCAGATCGAGAACAAGGTTTTTATCGTCACCGGCGGGGCTTCCGGCCTCGGTGCAGCCACCGCTGAAGTGCTGGTCGCAGCCGGCGCGAAGGTGATGCTGGTGGACATGAACGCCGAAGCGGTCGCGGCACAGGCCCAGCGCCTGGGTGCGCAGAGTGTTGTCGCTGACATCAGCAACGAAGCGGCCGCCGAAGCAGCGGTGCAGGCCACGGTCAAAGCCTTCGGTGGTCTCAACGGTCTGGTCAACTGCGCAGGTATCGTGCGCGGCGAGAAGATCCTCGGCAAGAACGGCCCGCATGCGCTGTCCAGTTTCAGCCAGGTGATCAACGTCAACCTGATCGGCAGTTTCAACATGCTGCGTCTGGCGGCGGCGGCAATCGCGGAAACCGAAGCGGACGCCGATGGCGAGCGCGGTGTGATCATCAACACCGCCTCGGCGGCGGCTTACGACGGCCAGATCGGCCAGGCGGCTTACGCGGCGTCCAAAGGCGCGATTGTCAGCCTGACGTTGCCCGCCGCCCGTGAGCTGGCGCGCTTCGGTATCCGTGTGATGACCATCGCACCGGGCATTTTTGAAACCCCGATGATGGCCGGCATGACACAGGAAGTGCGTGATTCTCTGGCCGCTGGCGTGCCATTCCCGCCGCGTTTGGGCAAACCGGCCGAGTACGCGGGGCTGGTCAGGCATATTATTGAAAACAGCATGCTCAACGGCGAGGTAATCCGTCTCGACGGTGCCTTGCGCATGGCGGCCAAGTAA